The genome window CAGGCATGTTCGATGACCTTTCCAGTGCGTCCAACGCGCCGCGGCGGGGGATTTCGAGCGAGGACGCTCATTCTATCGCCACAAGTCGCGCTCGTGGACCGGCTGCGGCCGCTCGCGCCGGATTTTCTTCCGGGGCAGCCTGAAAGCGACATTCAATCCGCCACGATGCGGGGTCGTGGTGCATTGACGCCGTATTTGCGGCGCAGCGCCTCGATGGCGCGGTCCTGCCGCTCGGCCTTGCGGTCGAGCCGAGCCAGCTCGGCGAAGGTGACTCCGGCCAGGACTTCGAGGATTCGCTGGTATTCGGCCTCGTCGGCGCCGGTCCAGCGGCTCATCCGGCGATGATAGTGTCGCGCTTTCGGTCGCCTGCGGATCGCCTCGCCCTCGGCGTGGTCGCGCATCCGGCGTTCCACGCCGGCGATGTTGCGCCGGGTTTCGGCAAGCGCCTCTTCCATGCGCGTCAGGGCGGCGCGCAGCTTGTCGCGTGTCATCATGGTGATCTCCATCGTGACGGGCCGCCGGCGCGATAGGGCCGGCGGCATTTGAGGGAAGCCGACCCGAGCGCGCCGTCAGGCGGCGTCGGGATCGGGATCGTCGTCGCGGAAGCGCGGCGGTATCTCGTCCTCGGGGCCTTTCCAGAGGATGCGGTTGCCGCGCCAGATGGTGACGAAGCCGCCACCTTTGGGCGGCGGCTTCGGCGGCGCGGGCTCGAAGTTGCGGCAACTCAAATTCCCGTCCGTCGCCGAGAAGGCCGGGATCTTGGCATGGCCGAGCAGAACGCGGTCGCAGAAGCCTGCGGGCCGCTTGACGCGGCGGCGCGAAAGGCCGAGCCGGAACGCCTCGTAGTCGCGTTCGAGGTTTTCCGGCGGCGGCTGCCAATGGCGGCAGTCGCGGCATCGGCCCGGCCGGCCCGGCGCGGGATCGTCGAGCGGCGGCCCGCCATTGTGGCCGGGCGGCTGGCGGTCAGCCATGGCGAACCTCCCCGGCCGAGGCCGTCAGCAACCAGTGTCGCAGGTCCTGGCGCATCCGACCGATAGGACCGTTGATCTCGGTGATCGTCGCGTCGGCGGCGACATATCCGCCGTGGCGGAACAGCCCGACGAAATGCCACATCACGTCGAGATAGAGCTGGCCGCCGACCAGGGCGACGTCGATGAAGGGTTGCCTGCGCCAATCGCATAGCGGCGCGATGTGCATGCCGGGATGCTGGCCTGCCGGCATGACGTTGCGCCGGGTGGTCGGGCGCGGCCAGCGTGTGCCGAGACCGCCGGCCTTCATGCGCTCCGCGATTTCGGGGGTCATGCGTGCGTCGTAGGTCTCGATCGGCGTATCGGCGGCGCGAAAGCCGAGGCGGGCCGACAGGAAGGCGACCCGCGCAAGCCGGTTGTCGGGATCGGCGGCCCGCAGCGTGCGCCACAAGGGACCGTCATAGCGTTCGATCGCGGGCATGTATGTCGGGCCGTCCCGCTTGGTGGCCGAGCAGGCGAGCATGAGCAGGCGCCGGGGAGGGGGATGCGGAATCATCACGCCGCCCTCCCGGTCGTGGTCCGGCCCGGCCGCGCGGCCCGCCTGACCATGACGGGCCGCGTGTCGGCCGCCTGGGCGATGCGCTGGATCGTGGCGAGGTCGGCGTCCGGGCAATCGCCTGTCACCTCGATCTCGACATAGTGGCCACCGCTGCCGACCTTGGAGTCGCGCAGCCGGTGATTGGACGATGTGTAGAAGCTCTCGTGCCGCTCGATGAGACGGACGCGCGAGCGCAGGAAGAGGATGCCGGAGCCGAGATTGCCGCAGAACAGCAGCTCGTCGGCCTCGGTGGTCTTCGGCCCGCCGCCGACCCTGCGCTGGCCGATCTGGCGAAACGCCGCGTCGAAGCTCGTCGGGTCCGGCGTGATCCGCGCCTTCAGCTCCGGGTGGAATTTCCAGGGCGGCCGGTGCGGATCGACGCGGCCGACGTCGATCTGATGCAGCAGGTCCGCGAAATAGGCCGGATCGGCTGGATAGGGGCAGGTCCGCCAGATCTCGCGCACGGTGCGCCGCAAGGTGTCGGGCAGCGCGAAGAGACGGGCGCGGGCCTTGCGCCAGGTGGCCGCACGCATCCGGCGGCGTTCGCGCTCGGCCGCGTCCCACCAGATGGCGCGACGGGCCATTTCCGCGTCGACGTCATGCTGGCCGTCGGCGATCTGCTCGGCGAAGAGGGGCAGCGCCTCGCGTTCGAGGCGCTGCTTGCGGTGGAACGCCGCGCGTTTGCGCGACGTGTCCTTGTAGGGCTCGGGCCTGTGCCAGCGACGGAAGCGCATCACGCCGCCCTCCGCTCGACCGGGGCCGCGGCGACCGCCTCGGGCGTGCCGGCATCGTCGCCATCGACGGGTTCGGGCAGGAAGCCGAGCAGCCAGTCGGCCGCCTTGCTCGCCTGCGAGGCGGCGCGCACGATGGCGCGGTTGTCTTCGCGCAGCACCTCCAGCCAGGAGCCGATATAGTCGGCATGGCGCACGGTCGGCACGATGCCGAGCGAGGCGCAGCAGAAGGCTGCCGTGATCTCGGCCACCAGCTCCTCGAAGGCGTATTTCCTGGTCCCGAAGGAACCGGAGAAATCGCGGCCGAGGCGCGTCGGATGGCCTGTCGCGTGACCCATTTCGTGCAGGGCCGTCCGATGCCAGTTGATCGGCTCGTGGAAGGCGTGCGGTGGCGGCACCATCACGAAATCCTGCGCGGGGACGTAGAAGGCGCGGTTGCCGCCGATGCGGAAGTCGATGCCGGTCGCCCGGATCAGCGCCTCGACCGTCGGCTCGATCAGCCCGGGAGGGGGCGGCGGAGCGACGGTGGCGATTTCCTCGGGCAGTCCCTCGCATTGGGCCGCGTTGAAGACGGTGAACCGCTTCAGGAAGGGGATTTTCCCCGGCTCCTCGCCGGTTTCGCGGGCGCGCCGCTTCTCGTCCTCGGGCGTGAAGCGGTCGGCATAGACGACGGTGGTGCCGCGCTCGCCCTTCATCACATTGCCGCCGAGCGACAGCGCCTGGCGGAAGGTGAGCCAGCTCTGGCCGGGAAAGCCGTGCTCGATGACGGCGCCCCAGAGGATCAGGACGTTGATCCCCGAATAGCGGCGGCCGGTGGCGGCGTTCTGCGGCATGGCGAGCGGCGCGCCGGCCGCCGGCGTTCCCCATGGTTGCACCCATGGGAAGCGGCCCGCCTCGAGATCGGCGATGATCTTGTCGGTGATGTCGTCGTAGAGATTGGTCCGGTCCCTGGCCGGGCGTGGCATGCGGTCGTGTCTGGACATCGCGGTTCTCCGCGACGGGCGCCGGAGACCTCTTCTCCGGCCCTCAACCCGTCACGGCCAACCGGCCCGCTCTCTCCCTCTAACGGGGGCGTTGCGGGGCAGGCTGTGCAGAAACTCAGCGAGGACGCAATGCGGCGGCGATGACGAGAACCGACTAGAGCGGGGTTCTCAGCCCCGCGACATCAGCGCTCCGGTTCCGAAGGCGTTCGAAGCGCGGATAATGTTGAATGCCAGGACCGAGAGGGCAGCTTCGGCTTTCACCCGCCGCAAACCGCGGGTCAGGAAGCGGCCTCCCCCAGACATTCGCTTGATGGTGCCGAAGGGATGCTCGACCGTGCAGCGCCGGATCGTCATGAGATCTGGGTTCTCGTGGACCCGACGCTCCATTCGATCAAGCGCACCCTGATCCACGAGCCTGTGAATCGTGCGCTGATATCCTGGCGTACACTGCGGTTTGATCTGGCAGGTCTGGCACGCGGGCGTTCTGTAACGGATCGCCCGATTTCGGGTATGCTTGCCCTTGGGATACATGGTTTCACCAGCAGGGCAGCGGATCGTGTCGGTCTGCTCGTCATGGACGAATTGCACGGGGCGGAAGTATTGCGCGCTCATGGCCCCGCGCTTGATCGGGGCCGCCACGCGGACACCGTCCTGTTCGCAGCGCGCGACTTCCTGCGCGTTCGAGTAGCCTCCGTCCGCCAGCACTTCGAGCTGGTCGACGTCGAGCACTTCTTTTGCAGCTATCGCCATTGGATGCAGCAGCTGGCTGTCGTTGGCTTCGTTGGCGACATCGTTGTGAATGATCAGGCCGCTTTCGATATCGACGACACTCTGGAGATTATAGGCTGGGAACTTCGGCGCCCGGCCATATCCCATTGGTCGTGCATCCGGTTCTCCGAAGACCACGACGTTGGTAGCATGCTCAGCAAGCTCGGCCTGCCGCTTTTCCAAGCGCTGCTTGCGGCATTCGAGTGACGCGATCGCGCTGGCAAACGCCGCGCGATTGACCGTCTGATCGTGCGCGCCCGCCGAGTGTTGATCTGCTATGTTGAGGCGGTCGAGATAGTAGGCGATTTCTGTTTCGGTATGAGCGATGTCGCGTGCCAGACGATCCGCTCCTGCAATATTCTTCGCGCTGGCAACCGCCCGCATCTTTGTTCCGTCCAGCGCCACCTTGCCAGGAGTGACCAAGCCGTTCTCGCGACAGAAGCTGATGAATGCGGCCCCCGTGCGGATGATCGCTTCGGGGTTGTCGTGCCGGAACGCCGCAATGGTCCGATAGTCCGGGGTCATGCGCCGCATCAGCCAGATGGCCTCCAGATCGCGCTGGCAGGCGCGCTCCAATTGGCGCGATGAACGCAACTGGTTCAGGTAGCCCCAGATGTAGAGTCGCAGCATGTCGCCGGGGTGATAGCCGGGTCGCCCCGTCGCGGCGGAGACAGTGCGCTCAAAGCCGAGCGCCGTGAGATCGAGCGTTTCGACGAAGGCATCAACGACCCGGACGAGAGCTTCCTGCAACACGTAATCTTCAACACAGGCGGGCAGCAGTAACGGCTGGCTCCGGTCATATCCCTCAATAAAGCGTCCCATTGTGCCCCCGTCCAGCAAGTGACGAAGTATACCATCCACAAGTGAATAACCCCAGTAAATGCTTGGCAATACGAACAATATCTACTGAGCGCGCTTGGGTTTCCCGCTCTCACTATTCGGCGGCGGTGTCCAGCTACCCGACGAGGCGGAAACTTCGGACCGTCCCTGCCTAGACTCCAGCCCATATGTCGATTAGTCTCGACATATGGAATCAGATAACGCAATCCTCGCATTCGCCGCGCTCGCGCAACCGACCCGCCTCGACGTATTCCGTCTACTGATGGAGCATGAGCCGGAAGGGTTGCCCG of Aquamicrobium sp. contains these proteins:
- a CDS encoding ArdC family protein; this translates as MSRHDRMPRPARDRTNLYDDITDKIIADLEAGRFPWVQPWGTPAAGAPLAMPQNAATGRRYSGINVLILWGAVIEHGFPGQSWLTFRQALSLGGNVMKGERGTTVVYADRFTPEDEKRRARETGEEPGKIPFLKRFTVFNAAQCEGLPEEIATVAPPPPPGLIEPTVEALIRATGIDFRIGGNRAFYVPAQDFVMVPPPHAFHEPINWHRTALHEMGHATGHPTRLGRDFSGSFGTRKYAFEELVAEITAAFCCASLGIVPTVRHADYIGSWLEVLREDNRAIVRAASQASKAADWLLGFLPEPVDGDDAGTPEAVAAAPVERRAA
- a CDS encoding IS1182 family transposase, which produces MGRFIEGYDRSQPLLLPACVEDYVLQEALVRVVDAFVETLDLTALGFERTVSAATGRPGYHPGDMLRLYIWGYLNQLRSSRQLERACQRDLEAIWLMRRMTPDYRTIAAFRHDNPEAIIRTGAAFISFCRENGLVTPGKVALDGTKMRAVASAKNIAGADRLARDIAHTETEIAYYLDRLNIADQHSAGAHDQTVNRAAFASAIASLECRKQRLEKRQAELAEHATNVVVFGEPDARPMGYGRAPKFPAYNLQSVVDIESGLIIHNDVANEANDSQLLHPMAIAAKEVLDVDQLEVLADGGYSNAQEVARCEQDGVRVAAPIKRGAMSAQYFRPVQFVHDEQTDTIRCPAGETMYPKGKHTRNRAIRYRTPACQTCQIKPQCTPGYQRTIHRLVDQGALDRMERRVHENPDLMTIRRCTVEHPFGTIKRMSGGGRFLTRGLRRVKAEAALSVLAFNIIRASNAFGTGALMSRG